A stretch of DNA from Bacillota bacterium:
CCACCGGTTAACCGGATCATTTTTGTCAAAACGTTGTCGTGCTGTATCTTAATGTGCCTTTCCTGTTGGTAAAGGAGATTGTAGAATCAGGTTAATCGCTCCTGAGCCAGCGCTGCAAAAGCGAGCGGGGAATGCAGGACATCTTTCTGGTTAGGTGCTCCTTTGAAAGCGGAATAAACGGCGGTTACCAGGCCGGGTAGCGCCGTCAGGGCTGACACGGCGTCGCCGGCGGCTACGGCCCGTGCGCCGGGCATGGCGGCGGCCAGAAGCCCGCACAGGGTTCCAAACACTATCCGGGGCCATTTTCTCTCATGCATGCGCGTTCTGATTTCACCTAACTCCTCCTGCAACTCGTCTTTAAAGAGGCGGACTTTGTAATCTGCCAAGTTTTTATCGGCGATGAGGGCAACGTCGGCCAGGAATGATTCAACGCGCCTCCGGAATCGGGGAAGCAGGTCAGCGTATCGCGACTTGAATTCGGCGAGTTCCTTAACCGGGATTCCTCCAGCGGGTGCCGGGAGGATCCCGTCGAGCACGCGCATGCGAAGCTGGTCGAGAAGGGACGCCGGACTGAGGAGACGTTCTGGGGGCTGCTCGAGAATATTGGAAGGGTCTCGGCGCGATCCGTTATCGGGTCCATCTGTAAATCTTCCAGTTTACCGAGAACCGAAGCTAAGTAGGCCATAAAAAGGTCGGCCGTAAGTTTCTCCACTTCATACCACGGATACTCCGCCGGCCTTGCCAGCCCCTTATCGTAAAGCGTATCCGCGAGCGCGTCGCCGGATTTTTCTATGTGTATCCGCCAGGTTTTACCGCGCTGCAAGGCGGCGCCGCGGCGCTCCGTGATAACCGGGTTTCGGTTAATAAGCTCGAGAAAGGCCTCCCTGAACAGGGGTATTTTTTCGGTATACGCAACAGGGACCACGGGTTTGACGAGTTCAGCCTGACATCAATTCGCACATGTAAGTCCCGAGCTTCTCCGAACGTTGAAGGTACTCAGATGGAACGATGGAACCCACTTTATCCCAATACCAAAAGTACCCGCGTGAACCAGTCGTTCTCCGGAAACCTTATATACGGAAAATAAAGCACCTTGTCCGCCATCCTCGTTGCCCTCCAGCCAGTAATGACGGCTGCAAGGTTTTTTTCTACGACCCCCCTGATATTCCTGCAACCATTCGGCAAAATTATGATAAACCGCAAGGGATATTGCTGCTAAAGCCCGGAGCATTATTTTGGATCCCAGTAAAGCGTGTATATCGGGAGTGTATAGTTTCAGTAGGTAAAAGAGGAGGTCATAAAGAAATGAGACCTCAAGCGGTTGCATAAAAGCAGCCCTCCCAGCCAAAGGAGTTGAGGTCTCGTGGTTAATGTTCGATGTTTGGCAGATGCAGTCCTGCATTTAACGGAAGGTTTTAGCGAAGTTGTAGGTTCAGTTAGTAGCTTTGAGGAGTTGGAAGAAAGGGTCCAGGGTTTGGTGCAAAGGGTGTCTTTGATGATAATGGCCGAAGTTTTAGAGGAAATAGATAAGAAGCTTTTGGCGGAACGGGATCAGAAGACGCTTGAAAATGTAGGGTTACGTAAACGAAGTATCGTGACGAGTTTTGGAGAATTGAGCTTCAGGCGCAGACTGTATCGTGAAACCAAGACGCAGGAATGCCGATTTTTGTTGGATGAAACGCTGGATTTGGGCGAGAGGAAGCAGATAAGCCCGCGCATGAGCAAGATAATGATCAAGTTGGGGACGGAAATGCCTTTTAGGCGGGCAAGCCGCTTGTTAGAGTATATAGCACCTGGGGTACATGCAATGACGGTTTGGTCGGCAGTCCAACGGGCGGGCCGGATGGTAGCAGAGGAAGCAAAGGCTTCGCGGACAGCGGTGTTTAAACATGGGGAAATACCATTGGGGAAGAAAACTACGCGAGAGTTGTTTATCGAAGCCGATGGGGTTATGATCCGGCAGCAGCGTGCGAAAGCCTGTGTTGGTGAAGTCAAGCTTGTTGTAGGATATGAGGGTAAAGAAGGGAAGCCCCGACGCTTGGTGAACCGTCATAGCGTGGCGGGGTTGACGAATGGTGAAGCAATTTGGGAAGAGGCCAGCGTATTGTTTGGCAGTGAGTGGGCGCTGGACGGAATAGAAGAGGTGCGGATTGGCGGGGATGGTGCCAGGTGGATTAAGGAAGGTGGAAAAGCCTTTTTCCCACAAGCCAGTTATCATTTGGACCGGTTTCATTTACGGAAAGGACTAACCGAAGCGCTATCTTTCTGCAGTAAATGTTATAACGAAGCAGCTGAAGGCATAGCGACAGGTGATCGTGAA
This window harbors:
- a CDS encoding ISLre2 family transposase, encoding MVNVRCLADAVLHLTEGFSEVVGSVSSFEELEERVQGLVQRVSLMIMAEVLEEIDKKLLAERDQKTLENVGLRKRSIVTSFGELSFRRRLYRETKTQECRFLLDETLDLGERKQISPRMSKIMIKLGTEMPFRRASRLLEYIAPGVHAMTVWSAVQRAGRMVAEEAKASRTAVFKHGEIPLGKKTTRELFIEADGVMIRQQRAKACVGEVKLVVGYEGKEGKPRRLVNRHSVAGLTNGEAIWEEASVLFGSEWALDGIEEVRIGGDGARWIKEGGKAFFPQASYHLDRFHLRKGLTEALSFCSKCYNEAAEGIATGDREVVLSALEQALKQAPGRPARKRIRQLRKYLLENWEGIASLPENERLGTIEGQVRHTITRRMKRIGARWTPEGADRMARLLAVRANGKLGDYNKAGRNYRQDIFKRIMPPTAIAKSLKAACGEYVDWLAAEVPALQGPFAGKPWVKHVLRELTSVRWSLQG